Proteins from a genomic interval of Quercus robur chromosome 9, dhQueRobu3.1, whole genome shotgun sequence:
- the LOC126700114 gene encoding receptor-like protein 33 — protein MNQFLPLLLASCLFFISHSQITSNTSSQHACLPDQSSALLQLRQEFIEKRISFDHVRYFDHSDYINYYSISYPKMKFWKSDTDCCSWDGVTCDAENGQVIGLDLSNSWLCGSLKSNSSLFSLPHLQKLNLAVNNFSSSTIPSEFGQLVRLTHLNLSHSFLSGQIPSEISWLSNLVSLDLSFNYNFLGYFYLNFRVIDLQEFVQNITNLRELHLDKVEFLSPLPHSLTNLSSLTSLSLLDCFLLGEFPSNIFLLPKIEVIDVSYNFMLSGFLPKFQHGSSLKQLHLSFTNFSGELPNSIGNLKWLSVLDLSQAKFSRKLPNSIGNLKSLKYLDLDLNNFSGAIPPSIGNLSQLTYLSLQSNSFHGPLPFTLANFAKLISLKLGRNLFHGKIPSFLGNLTQLEVLDIKFNNFEAGFPISLTNITQLHAINFKGNKLEGSIPSAITRLSNLSFLGLSYNSLTGAIPLVLYTMPSLFELSLDQNQLSGPLKFQNISSSPLKVLRLSGNKLNGPIPRSITNFTKLQILYLSSNNLKGKMEFNIFFELKELQVLDLSGNNLFVSTRNINSTLPKFSNLHLSSCNLHEFPHFLQAQNELQYLDLSYNNIRGKIPKWFWNVGKDTLQYLNLSFNLLSSFEQPPIVLPWKKLLLLDLRSNILQESFFIPPLSTVYLFASKNKMTGNISPMICKLNHLQVLDLSNNQFIGHIPQCVGNFSRSLSVLAMRNNNFQGNIPETFVNGCSLRTLDLSNNQIQGKIPRSLVRCRMLEVLNIAKNKLNDTFPFWLESLPELQILVLRENGFYGPIWDPHTKFGFSKLRVICLSQNNFSGKLPTEYFRTWNAMLMDPGKNKSQFVYMGTKSIYYKDSLTLVAKGREMELVKILTAFIAIDLSNNRFYGEIPYSVGNLKGLIVLNLSNNSFVSHIPSSLGNLILLESLDLSQNGLSGKIPQQLTSLTFLEYLNLSQNQLIGPIPQGGQFLTFQSSSFEGNLGLCGFQLSKECENNETPTSQPSHESSFGEGFNWKVVVIGYTCGLVIGLVIGHVVISRRPSWFMRTFRVNLHMW, from the coding sequence ATGAATCAATTCCTCCCGTTATTGCTTGCCtcttgtttgtttttcatttctcattctCAAATTACTTCTAATACTTCCTCTCAGCATGCTTGCCTCCCTGACCAAAGCTCTGCTTTGCTGCAACTAAGGCAAGAATTTATTGAAAAGAGAATTTCATTTGATCACGTTCGTTACTTTGATCACTCTGATTACATAAATTACTACAGTATTTCATATCCGAAGATGAAGTTTTGGAAGTCAGATACCGATTGTTGTAGCTGGGATGGGGTCACTTGCGATGCAGAAAATGGTCAGGTGATTGGCTTAGACCTGAGCAACAGTTGGCTTTGTGGGTCTCTAAAGTCTAACAGTAGCCTGTTCAGCTTGCCTCACCTTCAGAAACTCAACCTTGCTGTCAACAACTTCTCCTCCTCCACAATCCCATCTGAATTTGGCCAGCTTGTAAGGTTAACACACCTTAACCTCTCTCATTCCTTCTTATCCGGCCAAATCCCGTCCGAAATTTCATGGCTATCCAATTTGGTTTCACTTGATCTCtctttcaattataattttcttggttatttttatttgaatttcagAGTGATTGATCTTCAAGAATTTGTCCAGAACATTACAAATCTAAGAGAACTTCATCTGGATAAAGTGGAATTTTTATCGCCACTACCTCATTCCCTCACAAACTTGTCTTCCTTGacatctctttctctccttgATTGCTTTTTGTTAGGCGAATTTCCCTCAAATATATTCTTGTTGCCCAAGATTGAAGTCATTGATGTGTCATATAACTTCATGCTCTCTGGTTTCCTTCCCAAATTTCAACATGGTAGTTCCCTAAAGCAATTGCAtctttccttcacaaatttttCTGGAGAACTGCCCAATTCAATTGGCAACCTTAAGTGGTTGAGTGTTTTAGATCTTTCTCAGGCAAAATTTTCGAGAAAACTTCCCAATTCAATCGGCAATCTCAAGTCTTTGAAATATTTAGATCttgatttaaataatttttcagGGGCAATTCCACCTTCTATTGGGAACCTATCACAACTTACTTATCTTTCACTCCAATCTAACAGTTTTCATGGTCCACTCCCGTTTACATTGGCAAACTTTGCAAAACTCATTTCTCTGAAACTTGGCAGGAACCTTTTTCATGGGAAAATTCCATCATTCCTAGGAAATCTTACACAACTAGAGGTGTTAGACattaaatttaacaattttgAAGCCGGATTTCCAATTTCACTAACAAATATTACTCAACTCCATGCTATAAATTTTAAAGGAAATAAGTTGGAAGGATCAATCCCATCTGCAATAACTAGACTTTctaatttatcttttcttggcTTGTCATATAACTCACTCACAGGGGCCATCCCCTTGGTTTTGTATACAATGCCTTCATTGTTTGAACTTTCTCTAGATCAAAATCAACTTTCTGGCCCTCTCAAATTCCAAAATATCTCTTCATCACCATTAAAAGTCCTGAGATTGAGTGGAAACAAATTGAATGGACCGATTCCAAGGTCAATTACCAATTTCACAAAGCTACAAATTCTATATCTTTCTTCGAACAACTTAAAGGGCAAGATGGAGTTCAACATTTTCTTTGAGCTTAAAGAGCTTCAAGTTCTCGATCTTTCAGGTAACAATTTATTTGTTTCAACAAGAAATATTAATTCAACCCTCCCCAAGTTTTCAAATTTGCACTTGTCTTCTTGCAATTTGCATGAATTTCCTCATTTCCTACAAGCCCAAAATGAATTGCAATATTTGGACCTTTCCTACAATAACATTAGAGGTAAAATACCCAAATGGTTCTGGAATGTTGGAAAAGACACATTGCAATACCTGAATCTGTCTTTTAACCTTCTAAGCAGTTTTGAGCAACCACCAATAGTTCTTCCTTGGAAAAAATTGTTACTTTTAGACTTGAGATCCAATATATTGCAAGAGTCATTTTTTATTCCCCCATTGTCTACCGTTTACCTTTTTGCCTCAAAAAATAAGATGACTGGAAATATTTCTCCAATGATTTGTAAGTTGAATCATTTGCAAGTCCTTGATCTGTCTAACAACCAGTTCATAGGTCACATTCCACAATGTGTAGGTAACTTTAGCCGTTCTCTTTCAGTATTAGCTATGAGAAACAACAACTTTCAAGGAAACATTCCTGAAACATTTGTGAATGGATGTAGTTTGAGGACATTAGACTTGAGCAACAACCAAATACAAGGGAAGATTCCACGATCATTAGTTCGATGTAGAATGCTAGAAGTTCTGAATAttgcaaaaaacaaattgaacGATACATTCCCTTTCTGGTTGGAGTCTTTGCCAGAGTTACAAATTCTTGTCTTGCGAGAAAATGGATTTTATGGTCCTATATGGGATCCTCATACCAAGTTTGGCTTTTCCAAGTTGCGTGTCAtatgcctttctcaaaacaATTTCTCTGGCAAGTTACCAACAGAATACTTCAGAACTTGGAATGCAATGTTAATGGACCCTGGCAAAAACAAGTCGCAATTTGTATATATGGGAACTAAGTCCATTTATTACAAAGACTCATTGACTTTAGTggctaagggaagagaaatggaATTGGTAAAGATCTTGACTGCCTTCATAGCTATTGATCTCTCCAACAACAGGTTTTATGGAGAAATTCCATATAGTGTGGGGAATCTAAAGGGGCTAATTGTACTCAATTTATCCAACAATAGCTTTGTGAGCCACATTCCGTCATCATTGGGGAACCTAATTTTGCTTGAATCGTTGGATTTGTCTCAAAATGGACTCTCAGGTAAAATCCCTCAACAGCTAACAAGTCTGACATTTCTTGAATATTTAAACTTGTCTCAAAACCAACTTATTGGTCCCATTCCACAAGGTGGACAGTTTTTGACATTTCAAAGTTCCTCTTTTGAGGGAAACTTAGGATTGTGTGGCTTTCAATTGTCAAAGGAATGTGAAAATAATGAGACACCAACTTCTCAACCGAGCCATGAGTCATCATTTGGAGAAGGTTTTAATTGGAAAGTCGTAGTGATAGGATATACCTGTGGATTGGTAATTGGACTGGTTATTGGACATGTTGTCATCTCAAGGAGACCAAGCTGGTTTATGAGAACTTTTAGAGTGAATCTACATATGTGGTAA